A part of Candidatus Alcyoniella australis genomic DNA contains:
- a CDS encoding glycosyltransferase family 39 protein, protein MTDKRFKIALAAAIIFYVLVRLWAFAGSDNGIDQHHNAFDRALFVVHQWLPDPRIMPDEVYPPVHFYLLAGALSVWNNLELAPRALSLLFSLLTLAPFWIFGRYSAGRNATVLGIVLLAIYPLHVRLSVVSLDSAPFLFFALSGLAMAVLGRQAQSGKAWRYACAGLLLSIAAMTRFEGWLLLPLAPLMTGRRDLRHLPLLWACAAIGPLLYMVDVMRLYNDPLFFLKAAGSISGYHLQRISLYVRLLGWPGVLLSTASGPLLLAIGLGLLLARIERRALWPAALVGLLFCVFELRTLAGSFAYNETKYTALLVIPLLPYGGLAIERIATLRSGRSGIASAAAALAIICGVGLWHVSIDQQRCRATAELESLVGWLRTNVEPDQAVLIGVRDQGYILTRSGLPYDSFLMTSFDEQTGSMDPRTFATSLADPRATFLLYPFFGGTLDFDPFLGFKPDTLRARAHGHLFLLEHRIGHWNIYRILNDDE, encoded by the coding sequence TTGACTGACAAGCGTTTCAAGATCGCGCTGGCGGCCGCGATCATCTTCTATGTTCTGGTGCGGCTGTGGGCCTTTGCCGGGTCGGACAACGGCATCGACCAACACCACAACGCCTTTGACCGCGCGCTGTTCGTGGTCCACCAGTGGCTGCCCGATCCTCGGATCATGCCCGACGAGGTCTACCCGCCGGTGCACTTCTATTTGCTGGCCGGGGCGCTGTCGGTCTGGAACAACCTGGAGCTGGCGCCGCGGGCGCTGAGCCTGCTGTTCTCGCTGTTGACGTTGGCGCCGTTCTGGATCTTCGGACGCTACAGCGCGGGGCGCAACGCCACTGTGCTGGGCATCGTGCTGCTGGCGATCTATCCGCTGCACGTGCGGCTCTCGGTGGTCAGCCTCGACAGCGCGCCGTTCCTGTTTTTCGCACTTTCCGGCCTGGCCATGGCCGTGTTGGGCAGGCAGGCCCAAAGCGGCAAGGCCTGGCGCTACGCCTGCGCGGGCCTGCTGCTCTCCATCGCCGCCATGACGCGCTTCGAGGGCTGGCTGCTGCTGCCGCTGGCCCCGCTGATGACCGGCCGCCGCGATCTGCGGCATTTGCCGCTGCTGTGGGCCTGCGCCGCCATCGGACCGCTGCTGTACATGGTCGACGTAATGCGGCTGTACAACGATCCGCTGTTCTTTTTAAAGGCCGCGGGCTCGATCAGCGGCTACCACCTGCAACGGATTTCGCTCTACGTGCGGCTGCTGGGCTGGCCCGGCGTGCTGCTGAGCACGGCCAGCGGGCCGCTGCTGCTGGCCATCGGCCTGGGGCTGCTGCTGGCGCGCATCGAGCGCCGGGCGCTGTGGCCCGCGGCGCTGGTCGGGCTGCTGTTCTGCGTATTCGAGCTGCGCACGCTGGCCGGCAGCTTCGCCTATAACGAGACCAAGTACACCGCGCTGCTGGTGATCCCGCTGCTGCCCTACGGCGGGCTGGCCATCGAGCGCATCGCCACCTTGCGCTCCGGCCGCAGCGGAATCGCTTCGGCCGCGGCCGCCCTGGCGATTATCTGCGGCGTGGGATTGTGGCACGTGAGCATCGACCAGCAACGCTGCCGCGCCACGGCCGAACTCGAGAGCCTGGTGGGCTGGTTGCGCACCAACGTCGAGCCGGACCAGGCGGTGCTGATCGGCGTGCGCGATCAGGGATACATCCTCACGCGCTCGGGTCTGCCCTACGACTCGTTCCTGATGACCAGCTTTGACGAGCAGACCGGCAGCATGGACCCGCGGACCTTTGCGACCAGCCTCGCCGATCCGCGCGCCACTTTCCTGCTCTACCCGTTTTTCGGCGGCACTCTGGACTTCGACCCGTTCCTCGGGTTCAAGCCCGACACCCTGCGCGCCCGCGCCCACGGACACCTGTTCCTGCTGGAACACCGCATCGGCCACTGGAATATCTACCGTATTTTAAACGACGACGAGTGA